The window GGCGTCAACGGCGCGGTGGCGGCGCGTTTGATGGTGCGCGATGGCTTGCGTCCAGTCTTGATGGACAACCGCGTTGATTACACTTTGATCGAAGATATCAAAGACAAAGTCGATATCGTCACCGGCGACATCTGCGATCAAGCGGCTCTCGAAAAAGTCGTCGATGGCCACAAAGTCACCGCCATCGCCCATCTGGCGGCGCTGATGCCGGAACCAGCCGAGGCCAATCCGCGTTTAGCGGTCAAAGTCAGCTTCGACGGCATCATCAATGTGCTCGAAGTGGCGCGTGACAAAGGCATCAAGCGCGTGGTTTACACGAGTTCTAAGGCCGCCTACGGCGAGATCAACGGTGAGGAAGGGCCGCCCAACTACAAGCCGGTGCGGGAAGACTATCGCAAGCTGCCGGCCGATCTCTACGGCTCGATGAAAGTCGGCTGCGAAGAACTGGGCCGCTACTATCGCGAGACCTATGGCATCGAATTTATCGCGCTGCGCTTTGTGTCGATCTATGGCCCCGGCAAAGAAGCGCGCCACGGGCCGCTGTCGTTTTACGGCCAGTTGATCGAGAAAGCACGCGAGGGCACCAAATGGGTCATTCCGCAAGGTGGCGATCAGTTAAACGACGCGGTCTACGTCGGTGACGTGGGGCGCTCTGTTTACCTCGCACTCAAAGCACCGACGCCGAAAGAGTGGACGTTCAACATCGGCACCGGTAAAGCGAGCACGCCGCGGGATTTTTTGAACGCAGCGGCGAAGATGTTTCCCAATCACAAGATTGAATTGGGCCCGGGGCCGAGCAAGTTGGGCCGCAGTAAGCAGAGCTATTGTATTTTTGATATTTCAGCAGCGAAACGAAACATCGGCTACGAACCGGCGTACGACGTGGAGAAAGGCGTGAAGGACTACGTCGAGACACTGGATCGGCTCGGAAGATGAGAGACTAACCACAAAGAGCCTAGATCACAAAAGTTCGGCAGGAATTAACCGCAAAGAGCGCAAAAGGCGCAAAATCAGAAACCTTCGAGCAGCGACCTAACTCGCGCGCTTGGTTGCTTTTTGTCGTTAGTTCTGTGCTCTTTGTGGTTAACCTAATCCGAGAAATTTCTCAGTAACGGAGGCAGAGTGGCAAAGGCACCTAAAGGCGGCGCGGAGGCTTGGGCCGCGGGCATTGGCAGTAAGAGCAAGGCGCAGTATGGCTCCGATCTGATGGTCGAAGTACTGCGCGAGTTGGGGATCAAATATATCGCGCTCAATCCCGGCGCGAGCTATCGTGGCCTGCACGATTCGCTGGTCAATTTCGAGGCCGGCAAAGAGATTCAGATGATCATGTGCACGCACGAGGAGATCGCCGTGGCGATTGCCAACGGCTATGCGCGCGCCACCGGCGAGATCATGGCGACTGGTTTGCACAACGTCGTCGGTTTGCAGCACGCGAGCATGGCGATTTTCAACGCCTGGTGTGATCGCACACCGATTCTCAACCTCGGCGGCGGCGGGCCGCAAGATACAACCCAGCGGCGTTCGACCGACTGGGTGCATACCGCGTTGGTGCAGGGGCTAGCGGTGCGCGACTACACCAAGTTCGACGACCAACCAGCGACCGTCGATGCAGTCGCCGAGTCCTTCCTAAAAGCTTACCGTTTCGCCATGACCGATCCCAAAGGACCGGTTTATATCTGCCTCGATACCGATGTACAGGAGGCGCAGGTCAGTAAGCCGATGACGGTTCCCCACGCGCAGCTTTTCCGGCCGCCGGCGGCGCCGGGGCCCAATCCTGAACAGTTGCGCAATGCCGCGCGGTTCTTAGCCGAAGCCGAATGGCCGGTGATTGTCGCCGGTGAATTGGGGCGCAATCCGAAAGCGCTGCCGCCGCTGCTTGATCTTGCCGAAGCCTTAGGTGCCGCGGTGGTCGACGCCGATGGCCGCTACGGTTTTCCCAGCACCCATCCATTAAATTTGACCAACGCCCGCGAAGCGGCGCTGCAGCCGGCCGATGTAGTTTTGGCTTTGGACGTGCCGAGTCTCGGCGTGCCGCTCGGGCCGTCGGTGCGCGAGCGCGGTAACTTTGCGCCCATCGTCTCGCCCAAGTGTCAGATCATTCATATCACCATGCTCGATCTCGAAAAGCAGAGCTGGGTAAGCGACAACATGTGGCTCCTGCCGGTGCATGTGCCGATGGCGGCGGATTGCGCGGTGACGTTGCCGCTATTGCTGGAGCAGGTGCGCGAGCGTTTGGGCGCGAGCAACGCCGCGTCGAAAGTACAAAGCCGGCGCGCCAAAGTTGAAGGGATCTACAACGAGACGCGCAAGAAGAGCCAGGAGTGGATCAAAAAAACCTGGGACGAAAAACCGATCTCGCAGGCGCGCTTTTTTAGCGAGATTAACCAGCGCGTGCAAGGAAAGTCTTGGGCGCTGGTGGGTGACCATGGACGGCGCTGGCGCGAAGCCATCGAGATCACCGAGCCGGCCCATGGCATGGGCGGCGGTCGCGGTGGGGGCGTGGGCTATGGTTTGCCTTCGTCGATCGGTTCCGCTCTCGGGTTTAAGGGCAGCGGTCGTTTGTGCGTGAGTTTGCTCGGCGACGGCGATTTTTTGATGACCTCCAATGCGCTATGGACGGCGGCGAAGTACGATATCCCGCTGCTGGTCGCAGTGATGAACAACCATTCCTACTACAACGACGAAGAACATCAGGAACGGATGGCGCGCTGGCGTGATCGACCGGTGCAGAACAAAGGCATCGGCATTCGCATCGAAGATCCGGTTCCCGATCTGTGCACGATTGCGCGCGCTTTCGGCGTCCAAGCGTTTGGTCCGATCACCGAACCAAACGAGATTGGTCCAGCGTTGGACAAGGCGATTCCGATTGTCGAGTCCGGCAAGCCGGTGGTTGTCGATGTGGTGATGCAGCCGAGATAGAGAATCTAAAGGCCAGGAGCATGCTTCGACAAGCTCAGCAGGAACGGGTTTTGGGGTAGCTATTTTCTTGTCCGTTCGTTCTGAGATTGTCGAAGGGCTCCGAGTTGGAGGCAGCGATGGACAAATTGATTGAAGCTAACTTGAAGGCTGTGCTCGCCCGCGAAGGGTTGGAAGCCAAGCCAGGCGACTTAGAACAGTTCAGCGACATCATCGAGCTCTACATGTCGACGTTGAAGACGCTTCACTCGGTAAATCTTGGATCGGAAGAATTGGGGCCGGTATTTCGTCCCGAGTGGGCGAATAAATAATTGAAAATGGACAATGGAAATTGAAAATTTTCGGAGGTTAATTATGGCCACCCCGGAAAAACCGCTCTACTACCTGTCAATTCACGAAGCGCAACAGCTCATCAAAGACAAAAAACTTTCACCGGTGGAATTAACGCGGGCGGTGCTTGATCGCATCGATAAGGTCGACGGGCAGCTGCACGCGTTTATCAATCTCATGGCCGAAGGGGCGATGGCTGCAGCGCGTAATGCCGAAGCGGAGATTGCCAAAGGCAACTGGCGCGGCCCGATGCACGGCATTCCGTTCGCGGTGAAAGATCAGCTCGATGTCGAAGGCGCGCAGGCACGCGTGCGGCAGTTCACCAAAGGCGTCGGCGACGCGACACCGGTGCGCAAATTGAAAGACGCAGGCGCGGTCTTGTTGGGCAAGCTGCACATGAGTAGCATGCCGGGCCCTGAGCTGCCGCAGCCGCGCAATCCATGGAACACGGCCCACATCACCGGAGGTTCGAGCACGGGTTCCGGTGCCGCCGTCGCCGGCGGCATGTGCTTGGGGTCGCTCGGCGAAGACACCGCCGGTTCGATTCGCAACCCATCGGCGTTTTGCGGCATCGCCGGTTTGAAAGCGACCTATGGCCGCGTCAGCCGTTATGGTCTCGCGCCGCTCAGTTGGTCGCTCGACCACTGCGGCCCGATGGCGCGCATGGTCGAAGATCTGGCGCATATGCTCAACGCGCTCGCGGGGCACGATCCCAACGATCCGACGTCGAGCAGCCAGCCGACCACCGACTATGCGAGCAGCATTCGTGAAGACATCAAAGGGCTGCGCGTCGGCGTGCCGCGCGACTATATCGACGAATGCGCACCGCGCACGGATCCGATCGTTCTAAAACGGGTCGAGGAAGCGACAGCGCAGCTCAAAGCCTTGGGCGCGCGTGTCGAAGAAGTAAAAATTCCGACGCTCAATCTCGCGACCATTGCCAACGCCGTCATCTACTACAACGAATTCTGGGCGGCGCACAAAAGCTCCGCCGCCGAAATTCTGAAGAGCGGTGCGGCGCAGCGGCGCGCACGGATTTATCTCGGTTTGCTGACCAACTCCGCCGATTACATCCAGGCGCAGCGCGTGCGCAGCCGCTGCCGCGCCGAGCTGGCTGAAGTGTTTCAGAAGCTCGATTGCCTGGCGCTGCCCAATCAGTCGGGCCCGGCGCCGCGGGTCGAGGAAGTTGGGCCGATCGATACGCTATTCAAACATGTCGTGCCGGAATACCATGGGCCGTTTAATTTAACCGGTCTACCGACGCTGTCGGTGCCCTGCGGATTTTCAGATAGCAATTTGCCGATCGCGTTACAGATTGTTGGCAAACCGTTTGATGAGGTGACAGTCTTGCGCGCAGGGTATACGTATCAGCAAGCGATGAAGTGGTATGAACGGAGACCAGCAATCTAGGCAAGAGGCAATAGGCAAAAGTAAGAATCTCTCGGAGGCTCACATGGACATCAAGCGTATCAATCCGCGCGAATGGAACTGCAATGCCGCCGTGTTCGGCGATCTGGTTTACTGCTCGGGCATGGTGGCCGATGACAAGAACCTTGATATGAAGGGCCAAACGGCGCAGGTGCTGAAAAAGATCGATGCCGTGTTGGCGCAAGCGGGCACCAACAAGTCGCGCATTTTGAGCGCGACTGTCTACATGCAAGACGCCAGCCTGAAGGATGACATGAACGAATCCTGGATGGCCTGGGTCGATCGATCGAATCTACCGACGCGCACGGCCGTCGGAGCGGTGCTCACGCCGGGGACGATGGTGGAAATAACCGTTGTGGCTGCCAAATGAAATAGGCAATAGGTAGTGGGCAATAGGCAATAGTAGGAATCAGATGACAAAGATTGATTCCGCTGAAAACCCCAAAGAATGCTTCGACGGGCTCAGCATGAACGGATTTTTGGTTAACGTTTTCGACTCCGATTCCGTTCGTTCCTTCGATGAACTCAGGACAGGCTCTGAGCCTGTCGAAGGACTCCGAAGGGTTTTTTAGCAGAATCAAAGATTAGCTGCTGACCGGCTCCCGACATACTGCCTCGATATTGTACCCGTCCGGGTCCAACACGAACGCCCCGTAATAGTTCTCGCTGTACTGTGGCCGCGGGCCGGGGCTGCCGTTGTCTCTGCCACCGGCGGCCATCGCCGCCTCATAGAACGCATCCACTAGCTCTCGCTTGTTCACTTGAAATGCAATGTGCGTGGTCGTGTCGCGCGGCGTGCCGTGGTAAATCCACAGGTCGGCACGCGGCGGCTCGCCGAAGCCCGCACTCGCCGTGGGCCGCGTCGGCGTCACGCCGTATTCGCGGATCATCTCGCAGCCGATCGGCTTGAGCGCGGCGATGTAGAACTTTTTGCTCTTCTCGATGTCACTAACGGTGATTCCGACGTGGGCGATCATATTGACCTCCTGCAAGGGCTCATCAATACCCGCTGGCGTGAATCTTCTGAATTAAGCTGTCATCGATGATGGTTTCGGGCTTGAAGTCTTTCAGCTTTGGATTGGTGCGCGACAGGATCGCGTGAATCTTTTTCACGCCTTCGTGTTTTGGTTTTAGGTCAGTGCTGTAAGTCGCCAATAAACCATAGTAGCCGCTCTCGGCATCTTCGATCCGTGGCAACCGGAGTACGCGCGCTATCGATTTCATCACCGCTTGTTTGTTTTCCGGTTTGACGAAGAAGCGCATGGCATCGAGCGTGCCTTTCATCATGTTCTCGTAGAGCTTTTGCTCCTGGCGAAAGGTGCTGCGCTTGGCGATCAGCGACGAGCCGAGATAGGGGATCGGCGCTTTGGCGAGATCGAGCAGGACGGTGAAGCCTTTTTTCTTGAGCGGCGCGCTAAACGTCGGGCCCATCCACGAGGCGTGGGCGCGGCCGTTTTCCAACGACTGAATGCGCGACGCTTGGTCGCCCAGGACGATAAAATTGATGTGGTCGCGCTCCGGGTCCAGGCCCATGTGGTCCAACGCGAGCATGTTGTTGGCCCAACCGCCGCCGCCGATGCTCTGGATGGCGACTTGCTTGCCGCGCAATTCTTCTGGCCTTTTGATTTCCGGCCGGGCGATGAAATCGCCTTCCGGTTTGTTAATCAAAGTCGCGACCGCGACCACGTCCAAGCCGCCGACGGCGACGTTCAGGACGTTGTTCGAGCTGGTGAGCACCGCAGAGACGTCGCCTGAGACTAGGGCCGACATGGCCAGCGGGCCGGTGCGCATGAAGACAACTTCGACGTTGAGGCCGTGCTTACGGAAGATGCCCTGATCGACGCCGACCCAGAGTACTGCCGGGTTTTCACCGGAGGTGCCGTTAGCGACGCGAAAGGTGGTGAGGGGCTGGGCTTGGCTGACGCCTGTTAACCCAAGAATGGCAGTTAGAAAAAATAAGATCATTTTCACAACAGTTCTTCCGACATGTATTACCCTCGCCCAGTCTTCTGGGAGAGGGTAAGGTGAGGGCAGATTTTATTTGCACGCAAAAAGGGCGGGTCTTAGACCCGCCCTTACAATTTTTTCTTTGCGTTCTCTGCGTTCCTTGCGGTTAAATATTCCTAATTCGTCGGTAGTCCGTAGAATCGCTCGGCGTTTCTATAGCGCACGCCGTCTTTGTCTTCTTTGGTTAACCGTTTGTTTTCGTCCAATTCTTCAAGTTCTTCTTTGCAGGTTTCGTTATTGACCTCGTGCGGAAAATCCGACGAGAAGACGAAGGGCTTGTTGCCAAACACGCTGATGGCGAAGGGGAGTGTTAGCTCATCGCCTTCGACGCCGACGAAGATGCGGTCTTCTTCGATCTGGCGCTTCACATAATCCATGATCGATTCTTTTTCGCGCAGCTTGATGAAACGGCCGCGCGGGTCGTACTGTACGTGGCTGAACCAGGCGCGCTCGAAACGCTCGACGCAGCCGACGAACCAGCC is drawn from Deltaproteobacteria bacterium and contains these coding sequences:
- a CDS encoding NAD(P)-dependent oxidoreductase; protein product: MKYLITGGMGVNGAVAARLMVRDGLRPVLMDNRVDYTLIEDIKDKVDIVTGDICDQAALEKVVDGHKVTAIAHLAALMPEPAEANPRLAVKVSFDGIINVLEVARDKGIKRVVYTSSKAAYGEINGEEGPPNYKPVREDYRKLPADLYGSMKVGCEELGRYYRETYGIEFIALRFVSIYGPGKEARHGPLSFYGQLIEKAREGTKWVIPQGGDQLNDAVYVGDVGRSVYLALKAPTPKEWTFNIGTGKASTPRDFLNAAAKMFPNHKIELGPGPSKLGRSKQSYCIFDISAAKRNIGYEPAYDVEKGVKDYVETLDRLGR
- a CDS encoding thiamine pyrophosphate-binding protein, with the protein product MAKAPKGGAEAWAAGIGSKSKAQYGSDLMVEVLRELGIKYIALNPGASYRGLHDSLVNFEAGKEIQMIMCTHEEIAVAIANGYARATGEIMATGLHNVVGLQHASMAIFNAWCDRTPILNLGGGGPQDTTQRRSTDWVHTALVQGLAVRDYTKFDDQPATVDAVAESFLKAYRFAMTDPKGPVYICLDTDVQEAQVSKPMTVPHAQLFRPPAAPGPNPEQLRNAARFLAEAEWPVIVAGELGRNPKALPPLLDLAEALGAAVVDADGRYGFPSTHPLNLTNAREAALQPADVVLALDVPSLGVPLGPSVRERGNFAPIVSPKCQIIHITMLDLEKQSWVSDNMWLLPVHVPMAADCAVTLPLLLEQVRERLGASNAASKVQSRRAKVEGIYNETRKKSQEWIKKTWDEKPISQARFFSEINQRVQGKSWALVGDHGRRWREAIEITEPAHGMGGGRGGGVGYGLPSSIGSALGFKGSGRLCVSLLGDGDFLMTSNALWTAAKYDIPLLVAVMNNHSYYNDEEHQERMARWRDRPVQNKGIGIRIEDPVPDLCTIARAFGVQAFGPITEPNEIGPALDKAIPIVESGKPVVVDVVMQPR
- a CDS encoding amidase, whose amino-acid sequence is MEIENFRRLIMATPEKPLYYLSIHEAQQLIKDKKLSPVELTRAVLDRIDKVDGQLHAFINLMAEGAMAAARNAEAEIAKGNWRGPMHGIPFAVKDQLDVEGAQARVRQFTKGVGDATPVRKLKDAGAVLLGKLHMSSMPGPELPQPRNPWNTAHITGGSSTGSGAAVAGGMCLGSLGEDTAGSIRNPSAFCGIAGLKATYGRVSRYGLAPLSWSLDHCGPMARMVEDLAHMLNALAGHDPNDPTSSSQPTTDYASSIREDIKGLRVGVPRDYIDECAPRTDPIVLKRVEEATAQLKALGARVEEVKIPTLNLATIANAVIYYNEFWAAHKSSAAEILKSGAAQRRARIYLGLLTNSADYIQAQRVRSRCRAELAEVFQKLDCLALPNQSGPAPRVEEVGPIDTLFKHVVPEYHGPFNLTGLPTLSVPCGFSDSNLPIALQIVGKPFDEVTVLRAGYTYQQAMKWYERRPAI
- a CDS encoding RidA family protein, yielding MDIKRINPREWNCNAAVFGDLVYCSGMVADDKNLDMKGQTAQVLKKIDAVLAQAGTNKSRILSATVYMQDASLKDDMNESWMAWVDRSNLPTRTAVGAVLTPGTMVEITVVAAK
- a CDS encoding VOC family protein — encoded protein: MIAHVGITVSDIEKSKKFYIAALKPIGCEMIREYGVTPTRPTASAGFGEPPRADLWIYHGTPRDTTTHIAFQVNKRELVDAFYEAAMAAGGRDNGSPGPRPQYSENYYGAFVLDPDGYNIEAVCREPVSS
- a CDS encoding ABC transporter substrate-binding protein; the protein is MKMILFFLTAILGLTGVSQAQPLTTFRVANGTSGENPAVLWVGVDQGIFRKHGLNVEVVFMRTGPLAMSALVSGDVSAVLTSSNNVLNVAVGGLDVVAVATLINKPEGDFIARPEIKRPEELRGKQVAIQSIGGGGWANNMLALDHMGLDPERDHINFIVLGDQASRIQSLENGRAHASWMGPTFSAPLKKKGFTVLLDLAKAPIPYLGSSLIAKRSTFRQEQKLYENMMKGTLDAMRFFVKPENKQAVMKSIARVLRLPRIEDAESGYYGLLATYSTDLKPKHEGVKKIHAILSRTNPKLKDFKPETIIDDSLIQKIHASGY